A window from Bos mutus isolate GX-2022 chromosome 1, NWIPB_WYAK_1.1, whole genome shotgun sequence encodes these proteins:
- the SLC2A2 gene encoding solute carrier family 2, facilitated glucose transporter member 2 isoform X1 encodes MTEDKVTRTLVLAVFTAVLSSFQFGYDIGVINAPQQVIITHYRHVLGVSLDDRIAINNYALNSTEELPTSLGDPTPVSWAEEETMTSASLITMFWSLSVSSFAVGGMIASFFGGLLGDKLGRIKALLVANILSLVGALLMGFSKLGPSHILIISGRGISGLYCGLISGLIPMYIGEIAPTTLRGAIGALHQLAIVTGILISQIVGLDFILGNHELWHILLGLSAVPAILQCLLLFFCPESPRYLYIKLDEEAKAKKSLKRLRGSDDITKDITEMRKEREEASNEKKVSIIQLFTNASYRQPILVALMLHAAQQFSGINGIFYYSTSIFQTAGISQPVYATIGVGAVNTVFTAVSVFLVEKAGRRSLFLIGMSGMFVCAIFMSVGLVLLSKFPWMNYVSMTAIFLFVSFFEIGPGPIPWFMVAEFFSQGPRPAALAIAAFSNWTGNFIIALCFQYIADFCGPYVFFLFAGVVLAFILFTFFKVPETKGKSFEEIAAEFRKKRGSAETPKAAVEMEFLGPTETM; translated from the exons GTAATTATAACCCACTATAGACATGTTCTGGGTGTTTCACTGGATGACCGAATAGCTATCAACAACTACGCTCTCAACAGTACAGAGGAATTGCCCACAAGCCTGGGAGATCCAACGCCAGTCTCCTGGGCTGAGGAAGAGACTATGACATCAGCTAGCCTCATCACCATGTTCTGGTCCCTGTCTGTGTCCAGCTTTGCAGTTGGTGGAATGATTGCATCGTTCTTTGGAGGGTTGCTTGGGGACAAGCTTGGAAG AATCAAAGCCCTGTTGGTAGCAAACATTCTTTCATTAGTTGGAGCTCTCTTGATGGGGTTTTCGAAATTGGGACCATCTCACATTCTTATAATTTCAGGAAGAGGCATATCTGGACTCTACTGTG GGCTGATTTCAGGCTTGATTCCAATGTACATTGGTGAAATTGCTCCAACCACACTCAGGGGCGCTATCGGTGCTCTTCATCAGCTGGCCATTGTCACGGGCATTCTTATTAGTCAG ATCGTTGGCCTTGACTTTATCCTGGGCAATCACGAGCTATGGCACATCCTGCTTGGCCTGTCTGCTGTGCCGGCCATTCTCCAATGTCTGCTGCTCTTCTTCTGTCCAGAAAGCCCCAGATACCTTTACATCAAGCTGGATGAGGAAGCCAAGGCAAAGAAAA GCTTGAAAAGACTCAGAGGAAGTGATGATATCACCAAAGACATCACTGAGAtgagaaaagagagggaagaagcatcaaatgaaaagaaagtctCCATAATTCAGCTCTTCACCAATGCCAGCTACCGACAGCCTATTCTAGTGGCATTGATGCTGCATGCGGCTCAGCAATTTTCTGGAATCAATGGG ATATTTTACTACTCAACCAGCATTTTCCAGACAGCTGGAATCAGCCAACCTGTTTATGCAACCATTGGAGTTGGTGCTGTCAACACAGTTTTCACTGCTGTCTCT GTGTTCCTTGTGGAGAAGGCAGGGCGACGCTCTCTGTTCCTAATTGGAATGAGTGGGATGTTTGTTTGTGCCATCTTCATGTCGGTGGGACTTGTGCTCCTG aGTAAATTCCCTTGGATGAATTACGTGAGCATGACAGCCATCTTcctctttgtgtctttttttgaAATTGGGCCAGGACCCATCCCCTGGTTCATGGTGGCTGAGTTTTTCAGTCAAGGACCACGCCCTGCTGCTTTAGCAATAGCTGCGTTCAGCAACTGGACAGGCAATTTCATTATAGCTCTGTGTTTCCAGTACATTGCG GACTTCTGTGGACCttatgtgtttttcctttttgctggTGTGGTCTTGGCCTTTATtctgttcacattttttaaagttccagaaaccaaaggaaaatcCTTTGAGGAAATCGCAGCAGAGTTCCGAAAGAAGAGGGGTTCAGCTGAAACGCCAAAAGCTGCTGTAGAAATGGAATTCCTCGGACCTACAGAAACCATGTAA
- the SLC2A2 gene encoding solute carrier family 2, facilitated glucose transporter member 2 isoform X2: MHLNRIKALLVANILSLVGALLMGFSKLGPSHILIISGRGISGLYCGLISGLIPMYIGEIAPTTLRGAIGALHQLAIVTGILISQIVGLDFILGNHELWHILLGLSAVPAILQCLLLFFCPESPRYLYIKLDEEAKAKKSLKRLRGSDDITKDITEMRKEREEASNEKKVSIIQLFTNASYRQPILVALMLHAAQQFSGINGIFYYSTSIFQTAGISQPVYATIGVGAVNTVFTAVSVFLVEKAGRRSLFLIGMSGMFVCAIFMSVGLVLLSKFPWMNYVSMTAIFLFVSFFEIGPGPIPWFMVAEFFSQGPRPAALAIAAFSNWTGNFIIALCFQYIADFCGPYVFFLFAGVVLAFILFTFFKVPETKGKSFEEIAAEFRKKRGSAETPKAAVEMEFLGPTETM; this comes from the exons AATCAAAGCCCTGTTGGTAGCAAACATTCTTTCATTAGTTGGAGCTCTCTTGATGGGGTTTTCGAAATTGGGACCATCTCACATTCTTATAATTTCAGGAAGAGGCATATCTGGACTCTACTGTG GGCTGATTTCAGGCTTGATTCCAATGTACATTGGTGAAATTGCTCCAACCACACTCAGGGGCGCTATCGGTGCTCTTCATCAGCTGGCCATTGTCACGGGCATTCTTATTAGTCAG ATCGTTGGCCTTGACTTTATCCTGGGCAATCACGAGCTATGGCACATCCTGCTTGGCCTGTCTGCTGTGCCGGCCATTCTCCAATGTCTGCTGCTCTTCTTCTGTCCAGAAAGCCCCAGATACCTTTACATCAAGCTGGATGAGGAAGCCAAGGCAAAGAAAA GCTTGAAAAGACTCAGAGGAAGTGATGATATCACCAAAGACATCACTGAGAtgagaaaagagagggaagaagcatcaaatgaaaagaaagtctCCATAATTCAGCTCTTCACCAATGCCAGCTACCGACAGCCTATTCTAGTGGCATTGATGCTGCATGCGGCTCAGCAATTTTCTGGAATCAATGGG ATATTTTACTACTCAACCAGCATTTTCCAGACAGCTGGAATCAGCCAACCTGTTTATGCAACCATTGGAGTTGGTGCTGTCAACACAGTTTTCACTGCTGTCTCT GTGTTCCTTGTGGAGAAGGCAGGGCGACGCTCTCTGTTCCTAATTGGAATGAGTGGGATGTTTGTTTGTGCCATCTTCATGTCGGTGGGACTTGTGCTCCTG aGTAAATTCCCTTGGATGAATTACGTGAGCATGACAGCCATCTTcctctttgtgtctttttttgaAATTGGGCCAGGACCCATCCCCTGGTTCATGGTGGCTGAGTTTTTCAGTCAAGGACCACGCCCTGCTGCTTTAGCAATAGCTGCGTTCAGCAACTGGACAGGCAATTTCATTATAGCTCTGTGTTTCCAGTACATTGCG GACTTCTGTGGACCttatgtgtttttcctttttgctggTGTGGTCTTGGCCTTTATtctgttcacattttttaaagttccagaaaccaaaggaaaatcCTTTGAGGAAATCGCAGCAGAGTTCCGAAAGAAGAGGGGTTCAGCTGAAACGCCAAAAGCTGCTGTAGAAATGGAATTCCTCGGACCTACAGAAACCATGTAA